GGAAATCCAGCTATCACGTTTCCAGCGATTACATGTTGTTTACTGATTTACTAACAATACACTGATAGGATTAATTGCTGCGATGTTTCGTTTTCACAATGATCAACATATGGCATGGGTACACTAACTTTCACAAAGGCAGAATAACTTATATACGTGATGCCCTATGGCACTCTTATAAAACTCAATTTCTGAGCATGTAGAATCTCACCATGATCTGTTCCATCTTGACATTGTTGGGCATCTTGGTACAGTTGAGCACTTTGTGACCTGTCTCACCACAGAAATGACAGACAATAGAGGCCTTCTTGGCCAGCTGGACTGGGTCACTCACTGGCAGGTCAAACTTAGGACTGAAATTCAAACCACACAGAATTTGTAAGATTCACAGAAGAGATTTATGCTGCTTCAAGCAGATTTTCAGGTATATCATGTGATCTCAGGATGCTGAAGTGAACATGTTCACAGACATTACGTTAAGCTAAGAAGTGCGGATCATAATGTATCAGAATCTTGGATTCAGACCTAAACCACTGGGTTCTGGTGGAAACTGAAATGGACAGACAACTTtcataaaatatgttacacatgtatttgtgattatgacttcttagtaaagtacagattctagtacttttgttgggttagGACACAAGTCCCCTCCATGATTCCAACCAACACCTCAGAGTCGGACATCTAACTTGTCCAGTCAATGCATATCCCTGATGGGACTCAAACCCCAAAAGCACCAGAAATTAGAATTTGTatttcactaagaaagtgtactCCCAAACATAGCATATGATATATTCTCATACACAAGAGTAATGCAATGCTGCAAATCATGGTTATGCTTACGTCGAAATGACAGACAACATTTTGGACAGACACCCCAGCTTCCAAATGTATGGCTGTCTGGTTTCTTTCACTTTGAGTTAAACATGGCATTAATTAAAACAAGGAGTGATACACTCAACTTTTGTGCAGTCTTACACCCAGTAATGGTGGTGACAATTCCGGCATGCTCGATTTCACAAGACTTATGTGCATGATATCCACATATTCATTGGTATGGTGCATTTGGGGGGATTCTTTCTATTGATGTGTTTTAACTCAGGCCTTCCAAAACGAGTAAAAAATTATTGATAATTTCACCTTTCACTATATGCTAAAATCTCATATCAATTTAGGGTTCCAagtttgtttcctgtttgtataaaaaaacttgcatttcttatGCCTGTAAGTATATTTGACCACTCTCTCAATGGCATTGCATCTTCACAACTTTCAGAGCTAACTTTCTTATCTGAACACTCTTGGGGCAcaatacagtggaaactgtctaaaccagcactctaTGGGACTAAAGAATTTATGCAgcttagacaatgtgccggattgaggaactgatgataaatgtacaagccacaaaTGGGTCTGAGATTTTTTGCCAGTGCTGACAACTTGTCAGtttggacagatgccagtttcgACAACTTTGACTGTAAATGGGTTTTGTTCATGTTCAGTGTTGACTTGCGATTCGACAAATCCCAAAACAatgtcaaaaacaacaaaatgactATAAATCTGCCATATATAACTTAACAAAAGATCCCTTCACTACTGATCCAAGCACAATTGTCAGTTTACACATGTTAAACATTTCTTTTCTTTGGTATTGGTGTCACTGCTGACTTAACTTTTCATTGGACAAAACTTTTACCAGTCACGAATGACATTTCCCATAATCATACTGTAAGTTGAAGCACTGACTTcctaaaaaattcaaaataatgACATTAACATTTTGACTTGAGGTTAATGAGGTTAGACAATCTGAAAAACTTCATCTTTCTCTGGTTCATGACGTTCTAAGCCACATATATAACAACTGAACAGAAAACTGATTACGGTGACCAATCACAAGGTGCCAAAGACTGTCATTTTAGAGTTACTTTTAGCCTGGGTATTTCCCAAATATAATAATTTTTGCAACCGTGCAAGCACAGCCAAGACTGTCATTTCACTTACCCATGATAGTTTTTTATTTTAACACAGGACTATTTACCAGACACAGTGTCTGGCTAGCTTTTCAATTTACCGATCCCCAACAAATTTTACCGGCGAATTCTAGGTATACACCAGAGAATGGAAACACTGGGTATCATCAATGTTAGTTCCACTTACTGCTGGTATTTACAGCTGGGGCCCTCAATACAGAAGCCATTGACATAACTTTGGCAGATAAGTCTCCTCACATGTCTGTTCTTGCAGTTGGGACCTGTGGACAAAAGACAAAGCATGAAAATGTTTACTTTTACAATAAATCATGATATCCCCACACAGTGAATTTTTCTTTCTTGTTCTGATCCTCAGTGGAGGCGTGCCTAGGCAAAGGGTTTCAGCTTCTAAAATTTATTCACTTGATTACTTACTGTTTCACTCtgcaattagcaatattccagctaagtgGCAGTATTCTGTAAACAGTCCAATCTGGactagaaaatccagtgataaacagcatgagcatagatccaTGTAACGGGGACATGGTAACATGGCCATCTCTCAGTACTCAATGTAGTCTAAGTGATATTTTCCAATTTTCAGCTTTCACAGTCAGCTGATCCATAAACCAAGTTTAAGCATGTTAATCAAAAGCATGGTTTAAGTTGAAACATAAAGTCACACACTCATTACTTACCATGACGACAAAAGCCTCTGTCATACCATGGACAATCTTTCATCTTCTTTTCAGGATCAATGtgaagaaatggacattctttaTTACTACACTGTCCTGAAACAAGAATAGCAGCCTTAATAATTTACATGTAACATACAAGATTTTAGAAAGAGGTCTGGCAAATATCAAAGGAAttctcattgaaatgaattAACTGACAGACGTATGGTTTGAGACAATCTCCTGCTGGAAAGCTGGTTTATCCTTTGTGACGTTATCTACTGTCTTTATTCCAGTGTGTTGTAAGCTGAAACTCCTTGGAAATAAACAATATGTTTATCACATATTGTTGGTTATCTATGAAGAAGTGAGATACTACATCTCAGCGTCTAAAGATCTGGTACTGTTTGAATTCTAGTGTGTAGGTCTGTCAGTGTCTCTATTTTCCATTGTTTACTTGTATATCTATTAACGTAAAATCAGCAATATACTGATATGATTTAAGCATATTagtaaaaaatattgaatgtacTTTAGGGCTGCTGGTCCGCTGAAACATTAAACTGACATAACAGGAACACTGGTTCTTATAAGCAATTGTTTTGAATATTCCACTTTCAACATGTAAAGAGTTAATTTCTATTCCTAAACCTTACTTACCAAATTTGGAGTAGAAATAACACTCTGGCATCTTTGACATGTCATACTCATGCAAGAACTCACAGTCATCTCCCTTCTTACACAGTCCACGCAGCCAATGTTTACACACAACCGTTCTGTCACCTCGAACATGACGGAATGGACATGCTGTACCCTTGTTGCACTGATGTCGGAGATGAAATACACATGTTGCTGACCCAGATTCTGAAATTCATAAATGGATAATATCAAAAGTCatttaaaacattgtgaaataacAAAATTCGTTAACTGATGCAAGAGAGTGGTTATACACCATGATAGGTTACAACTTTTCACAGATATCAAGATGAGTTCGTGTGAGCAAACAATAATTTTGTAGGAAAAGCTAAAACCATGCAGGTTGCAGACATTTAGTCCCTGTGAAAACGACAATATGCACAGGTTTGGTAATGACAAAGACAGGCCCATGATTAGAACAAatgtttggtgagtgagtgagtgagtttagtttaacgctgcacacgtcaatattccagccatatggcggcggtctgtaaataatcaagtctggaccagacaatccagtgatgaacaacatgaccatcgatctgcgcaattgggaagcgatgacatgtgtcaaccaagtcagcgagcctgaccacccaatcccattagtcgcctcttacgacaagcacagtcgccttttatggcaagcatgggttgctgaaggcctattctaacacGGGACCTTCACAAATGTTTGGAGTCAAACATGGGACTAAAGCATCATGACATGCCCAAAGCATAAAATATGGCTGGACTATAGAATACCAGACACCTTCTGCCATCTTTCAAAGCAAGCGAGTTCACAtgtggttagggttaggtttagggtaagggTTTGGTTTCGGGTTGGGGTACAGTTTAAGCATAGGGTAAGATTTAGGGTTTGCGTTAAGGTTAGGATGACGGGACACTAGGTATCCAGTGTTCTGTAACTGTACCTAAAACATTGTTGAGGGACAACACTGAGAATTCAGGcaaatgaaatgtgtttaaatcAGTTCATTATGTGACCTTACTTGGCAAGAGACATTTATGTGCACTTAGTTTCCAGAGTCATCAATTTTGAACTTCATTCATAATCatataaacaaatgaaaactgacaagaTGATGAAGATAAGAACATaaacacacgcgcgcgcgcacacacacacacaatcaatcaatcaatctaaACACTATCATTATCACGTCAACATTTGTATAACACTATCAACAGATTTCATTTGTGAGCAGTACTGTTCATATCATGTAATTACGTTGTACCGGCGCCTGCCGGcatcactcaaacactcactgtCCATGCCAGGGAAAGGCAACGGTAGAGCCCCTAGTTGCTGATCTAAAGCAACTTCTATGTCGAACGTTATATTGTATACGGGGGCTACAACTTCCtgcattttgtatatttatgtCTCTTTCGGGAACAACAAAACGAGATATAACTCAGTGTTCAAACACATGCACAAGTGGCACC
The nucleotide sequence above comes from Haliotis asinina isolate JCU_RB_2024 chromosome 5, JCU_Hal_asi_v2, whole genome shotgun sequence. Encoded proteins:
- the LOC137283448 gene encoding cleavage and polyadenylation specificity factor subunit 4-like; this translates as MQEVVAPVYNITFDIEVALDQQLGALPLPFPGMDKSGSATCVFHLRHQCNKGTACPFRHVRGDRTVVCKHWLRGLCKKGDDCEFLHEYDMSKMPECYFYSKFGQCSNKECPFLHIDPEKKMKDCPWYDRGFCRHGPNCKNRHVRRLICQSYVNGFCIEGPSCKYQHPKFDLPVSDPVQLAKKASIVCHFCGETGHKVLNCTKMPNNVKMEQIMMNQQMNDASIGDQRRPLDQVTCYKCGEKGHYANKCTKGHLAFLSSSAT